The DNA region ATTTGAAACCATTCCTGTAGGGTCCAAGACAACCATTATGGGTTGTTCATGGTATTGCCACACTTCTTTTGCATAATGTATGGTTGTTGATCTGAGTGACCATGGTTGTCGAATTGAGTACCACGGCAAGGAGTTCGACAGAAGGTTGAAGATTGTTATGTCATTGTTACTCCATCTATTGGAAGTTGAAATAGGGACCCATAAGATATCGAAGCTTTGTTTTAGATTATTGTGAAGAGGATGGTCATATGTTTGTTGAACCAGTAAAAGCAATTCATTAACAGGCAGGAGTTCTGGCTTTGAAATTAACAGTACAACAATTTTGTTTTTCAGTGAGGAGATGTCAACCTGTCACAAGAAGCAAAACCCTTGCTTAGACCATTATGGAAAGAAGCATTGATGCCTTTGCGAAATCATAGATTTGTATTGACATCTCTGATGCTTATGAGTGTTCTAAATCCTATTGCCACAAAGTTGAGTCCTTTGATTAAGCTTGCTATCAATTTATTGAACCAGTATCCTTTTGTTCTTAATTGACCTATAAGATGGTTCATTAACTATTTAGAATAAGGTGAATTCACCTGTTATGAGTGAACTATAGTGATCCTAGAGTATAGTGCTTTGGTTGCACACATCTATGTTGCTCTGACTCTTGAATTTATCTCAGATACCGAGTCCGATCTTCGAAACTGGGACATAATTAGGCATAGACACTTTATTTTGGATTTAAAAGATTGGAACTTATTCTGATATTGACACTTAGACATGTACCCTTGTCAGAAATGAGTTTTTCGAGCTTGAGTAACATAGGCATGACTGTagttcaaaataattattaatatgataagacatccatcaaacaattttCATTTGCAGGTCTAATCTTCGCATGGAATTGGCAGAATTTCTTGGTGCCCGTGCTTGGCTAGCATGGACTACCAACAAATCACAATTATAAAGTGAAGGTATTCTTATGACTGAAAAATTGATAAGAgtaaattaagagtgatgaacCTTGGCTTGCGCAGATGAATGCTTTAGTGGCAAGTCATTCCTCTGACCAAACAATATTTGTAGCACGTCTTGATTGTTCAAGTGTGGCTCCTGAAATGCATTTACAAGCTTCATGTGCATCTTCTGCTCTGCATATTGAGCCAGGTAATGGAGCAATGATGGTAAATTTGTTTCTTACTGAATAATTTCTATGGACTGCATTATTTGCACTTACCTGTGTGTTGCTGGCAGACATCTACTTTTGCATTAAGATGATTGCCAATTCCGTCTAATTTTCTTCTTAAACTCGCAATCTCCCATACAGCGCTAGATATTGAATATGGATCcctatattttcaaattcaggtTTGACAATCAGTCTGTCTTAAATTTTGATGTGGCGTGGACATTGATAGAGTTAGAGTATAAAACCaattttgaaattctaaccatCAGCTTATGTTTTTGCTTGAGCTGACCTTCTCGACATGGCATTAGAATTACAAGTTCGGGGTTCAGTAGAGTATAAAACCAATTGTACGCTGATGATTGGAGCTCAAGATTGGTTTTGTACTCTTTTAGACATTTTCTTAAATATATTTTCCTTTATAAGTTGAAAAGTCTAGCATGCTGGtagtaaaaatttgaaaaattcaaACTGCATAACTGAAAGGCAAGAAGGTGCACTTGCTCATCTTGGAGGGATCTCAAATTTGTGATGAGAGACACACAGACTATAATGCTTCTGATGATCCAATAAGCAGCAACATATATTGACGATTTTGTAGCTGCAACACTGACAGTTTCATCCTGCAGCTCTATGTGCCTTATTGGTAGACGTTCAAACTGTGAAACGCTCcttgtaatttctatcatagttTTAACTAACGAGTTCAATGCTGTAAAAATAGGTTCAAACATGTTGAAGCTATTTGGGTATTGCTTAAGTAATGCAATTGATGCAGCTAAAGGATTCTGGCTTTGTGCCTGTATGATGACCCAGAATTCGCCAAAGACTGTTGCAAAAGCGGACAAAGCTAGAAGAAGCTTATCATCCCATCTATAGCTTCCAAGTAAGTGCAACACACTTAATGTACTTTCATGTGCATTTTCATTCCCGTAGCACTTGCTAAGTATCTGTCAATATGTACATTAATCACATCAATCACCCTATTATGATTTTTCTGCCAATACAGCAGTATTGTTCTTGTTTTTTCAGGGGGCGGGGGAGAAGTATAATCCATGCACAATTAGGGTTAATAAAAAACAATCACTTTGTTTTTAATAGaataaggttgcgtacatctaaCATTAGCCCTAAACGCTGTAGCTCCACTCCCTATTTGTGGTTATTATCCTTCAGAGGTGgaaaaagggggaatttttgCATGAAAATACTGAGAAAGATACCTCGCTTGATATCTTGTATATCGAGTATGCTAAGCGATCTTCTGATTCCTCTACTATGCTGCTTATATCAAGGGTATCTTCCTGCTGATCAAAGATCTGTCAGCAATACATCTGTTAGCAGctataattgtaatttttagctttttcCCCACTTAAGTAACAAGCACCTAATGAGTAATGCAATGTTTTCGTCAAATCATTTAAATAAGATGAGTGGAGGAAATAATTACTTGTGATGAAGTAGAGTAGTgcatgatgttttcgatcacccGAAGcaacatttcaaaatcaagTTCACGTCCATCAGGATCATGCATGATAAGGATGCTTTTGATAGGAATGTCTGCTTCTAAATCAACTAGAGACTTTTCACCTTTGGTCTGGTTCAAGGC from Amaranthus tricolor cultivar Red isolate AtriRed21 chromosome 3, ASM2621246v1, whole genome shotgun sequence includes:
- the LOC130808791 gene encoding protein SIEVE ELEMENT OCCLUSION C isoform X2; this encodes MALNQTKGEKSLVDLEADIPIKSILIMHDPDGRELDFEMLLRVIENIMHYSTSSQEDTLDISSIVEESEDRLAYSIYKISSEILSKCYGNENAHESTLSVLHLLGSYRWDDKLLLALSAFATVFGEFWVIIQAQSQNPLAASIALLKQYPNSFNMFEPIFTALNSLVKTMIEITRSVSQFERLPIRHIELQDETVSVAATKSSIYVAAYWIIRSIIVCVSLITNLRSLQDEQVHLLAFQDPYSISSAVWEIASLRRKLDGIGNHLNAKVDVCQQHTEQKMHMKLVNAFQEPHLNNQDVLQILFGQRNDLPLKHSSAQAKVDISSLKNKIVVLLISKPELLPVNELLLLVQQTYDHPLHNNLKQSFDILWVPISTSNRWSNNDITIFNLLSNSLPWYSIRQPWSLRSTTIHYAKEVWQYHEQPIMVVLDPTGMVSNINAIDMVWIWGMKAYPFSFSREEELWRNERWNLRLLLDSIDPLLTMWVEEEKSVCIYGSNKLEWVREFTTEIKNIQSLAAQLELVYVGNKEQSALACSIVSAIEREKLSHTLSMTKILLFWLRIQSVKRSRLKFNQRTDTDQILREAITLLDTCNEDNWMIFGSSSSADILKLHVKEWAIFSSRYPLWKKYLPQIGLVEAIRRSLEPPTTEPCTHSRVTTYNKEQMEETTFCDKCKRPMKKFFMYDVVEQASRIKYD
- the LOC130808791 gene encoding protein SIEVE ELEMENT OCCLUSION C isoform X1, which produces MALNQTKGEKSLVDLEADIPIKSILIMHDPDGRELDFEMLLRVIENIMHYSTSSQIFDQQEDTLDISSIVEESEDRLAYSIYKISSEILSKCYGNENAHESTLSVLHLLGSYRWDDKLLLALSAFATVFGEFWVIIQAQSQNPLAASIALLKQYPNSFNMFEPIFTALNSLVKTMIEITRSVSQFERLPIRHIELQDETVSVAATKSSIYVAAYWIIRSIIVCVSLITNLRSLQDEQVHLLAFQDPYSISSAVWEIASLRRKLDGIGNHLNAKVDVCQQHTEQKMHMKLVNAFQEPHLNNQDVLQILFGQRNDLPLKHSSAQAKVDISSLKNKIVVLLISKPELLPVNELLLLVQQTYDHPLHNNLKQSFDILWVPISTSNRWSNNDITIFNLLSNSLPWYSIRQPWSLRSTTIHYAKEVWQYHEQPIMVVLDPTGMVSNINAIDMVWIWGMKAYPFSFSREEELWRNERWNLRLLLDSIDPLLTMWVEEEKSVCIYGSNKLEWVREFTTEIKNIQSLAAQLELVYVGNKEQSALACSIVSAIEREKLSHTLSMTKILLFWLRIQSVKRSRLKFNQRTDTDQILREAITLLDTCNEDNWMIFGSSSSADILKLHVKEWAIFSSRYPLWKKYLPQIGLVEAIRRSLEPPTTEPCTHSRVTTYNKEQMEETTFCDKCKRPMKKFFMYDVVEQASRIKYD